Proteins found in one Penaeus vannamei isolate JL-2024 chromosome 29, ASM4276789v1, whole genome shotgun sequence genomic segment:
- the Ltn1 gene encoding E3 ubiquitin-protein ligase listerin isoform X3: protein MAEHLGGATGFVGFSALQDLGYVPAALQGSPSDDSTISAEFRVALRKMSKKDATTKIKALQEFEALCGNGDVDSIKTALPFWPRLYAKLTIDVERRVREAAQIAHGALVSQVGKQLAPHLRSIMPSWVMGMVDPHPAASSAALKALQDVFAAEKIAEVMFFSGKEILEHIKDNLFMQTPQTLSDPKTTDEEDMKNKYIHVLVCSLKGISLLLTYTTRNTQKKSDVIALVQPLIQNPKFWKMSKHKHSMVRIAWFSTLSNMFEYDSGLLKCYSEEVSHVILPSLDDHEGAVLPHIWVAFLHLCLMYPALWHEGNNKSVFNRLYSVLRDCGRGSAAELYPHLLPIISIIPEEAVGDKTAFYIDFFRALSTGLNKSRMSLSSRDIHAILKALFECLKYVSMNKTDASLWEILMKYQIIEPLKLSFSDTPALSTSNLYREVSELLRFWTWKSHTEENQEAIGNLLALFWKNFIPECETCIQKGNEATLSKMKDFFTILRDPASKFTSRREGVRFTDESKKVSVDMKEEEDSANQKKKEQVFLEHAAKNIALLTVTCHVAFLETKSTSVYKIFATLLSSFPSDRVYTLLLNKQDEEKVSKLELMEEIIQPKLEIQNPSLAEHTVDIFMGVYTLMSPEEQKLVLLESKISWSISVLRRLLEKMTERRDTDQVAMSWLLSAQLGNRLIQLVEQLCGSTKSKSVAQYSQDEELVTLFNFVLSNGNKKDHIIAMEYVSQILKNLSFNLKLGEDSEPEDQMVQLVANLASQLFSSYVCWQTTGIQEFMRSLFLLQCQSWKSLSEQTVSTLKSTFLKAFSGLIASLVKEDSAKLLEDGSCLRSTLKDIKQIIMEDKSSFNLTMRMAMLTKNLLSLVYEQVKTQEVCGIMLDHSIIQALLEILAPTEGCWVQMEEQLSPLYMAPAILQGSIAFSEFPFPKKMQETVVWDHKHTRISMFFCDLLLFVCKQKNAEVLEEEEEVSLGQYTHLVVSALHSACHATVVQELYNALSNHSVSDDVKAGTTKLNDDMGALLKLLNQGNKRLITKQIRDRCSDGSSAWCVTLVKVLNIWMKAEDVNIMRLLNGIEESALGYIATKQSLLPLLPNEPLMDILAEEMGKLSSLEDSPYLATPCISLITTALSHVPSTVTKDVIGSLFSVLTQWRENADNIFLYATDISGMAWEDVVFTCSLVRLVTVLVNRHSIHLEAQHWDFILCSLCSWAQSLEESRLSISVETVSGTFTCAVSKCAGCVSEVMENLKANPDLQKSYPPNLLEDWKEFFSASIYNSLLPIFIEVAASYNTTPTVILYGVCRALCIGVCRAGTDELANHTLPALFNADDAEADLKLPDSEQILLNHLAPLLVCSHPPTQYAAYSMLSTALPGIMEQWEKNKTVIKEEEDISQRPLPYAITRCIMECGSIVEASLADKEMGDECIVVPYTDSHIYIAGYLLAWRLALNALTHASDANQHQYSAYFRQSNLLQKLLCNLFKLMPRAPLVERVKQDNGKEDKVPSTMFSTELHINPTTKVTSRLVAHLACKVYYDCTSRIPAAVRQWFISLERHFQQVVDPFTATYVSPLLIAQEMAAVSNSFMKFDNMTVKARTGAREVVATYTIDEASMEIVLRMAPNHPLSTIVVEDHRRLGVSVAQWRNWLLGLNTMLSHRNTPLMQSLAFWKKNVDQKFEGIEECYICYYVLHGTNHQLPKLLCRTCKKKFHSACLYKWFNSSNNSTCPLCRALF, encoded by the exons ATGGCAGAACATCTTGGAGGAGCAACAGGATTTGTGGGTTTCAGTGCCTTACAGGACTTGGGATATGTCCCAGCTGCCTTACAAGGAAGTCCTTCTGATGACAGTACAATATCAGCAGAGTTCCGAGTGGCTTTGCGGAAAATGTCCAAAAAGGATGCCACTACAAAAATCAAG GCATTACAAGAATTTGAAGCTTTATGTGGAAATGGAGATGTAGATTCCATCAAGACAGCTCTTCCCTTTTGGCCTAGACTGTATGCAAAGTTAACCATTGATGtggagagaaga GTGAGAGAGGCTGCCCAGATTGCTCATGGAGCCTTAGTATCACAAGTGGGTAAACAGCTTGCCCCTCATCTTCGTTCTATCATGCCTTCATGGGTAATGGGCATGGTAGATCCACACCCAGCAGCCTCTTCAGCAGCTCTGAAGGCACTTCAG GATGTCTTCGCTGCAGAGAAGATAGCAGAAGTTATGTTTTTCAGCGGGAAGGAAATTCTTGAGCACATCAAAGACAACCTTTTTATGCAGACACCACAGACCTTATCAGATCCCAA AACGACAGATGAGGAGGACATGAAGAACAAATACATCCATGTTCTTGTTTGTTCCTTGAAAGGcatttctctcctgctcacctacACCACCAGAAATACTCAGAAAAAGTCAGATGTGATTGCATTGGTTCAGCCTCTTATCCAGAATCCCAAATTTTGGAAAATGTCAAAACACAAGCATTCAATG GTAAGAATTGCCTGGTTTTCAACACTGAGCAATATGTTTGAGTATGACTCTGGTCTCCTAAAATGCTACAGCGAAGAAGTGAGTCATGTCATCCTCCCATCACTGGATGACCATGAAGGTGCTGTTTTACCACACATCTGGGTGGCTTTCCTGCACTTGTGTCTCATGTACCCG GCACTTTGGCACGAAGGGAACAACAAGTCAGTCTTTAACCGACTGTACTCCGTTCTGCGTGACTGTGGTCGAGGAAGTGCAGCTGAGCTTTACCCTCATTTGTTGCCAATAATAAGCATCATACCAGAGGAAGCAGTAGGAGACAAAACAGCATTTTACATTGACTTTTTCAGAGCATTGTCCACGGG TTTGAACAAGAGCAGAATGTCTCTAAGCAGCAGGGACATCCATGCCATACTAAAGGCACTGTTCGAGTGCCTGAAATATGTCAGCATGAATAAAACTGATGCTTCACTTTGGGAAATTCTTATGAAATATCAG ATTATAGAACCACTCAAGTTATCCTTCAGCGACACACCAGCTCTAAGCACCTCAAACCTTTATCGTGAAGTGTCAGAGCTCTTGCGGTTTTGGACATGGAAATCTCACACAGAAGAGAACCAGGAGGCTATAGGAAACCTTCTTGCACTGTTTTGGAAAAATTTTATCCCAGAATGTGAAACATGTATACAGAAAGGAAATGAAGCGACTCTCTCCAAAATGAAAGACTTCTTTACCATCCTACGGGACCCTGCATCCAAGTTCACCAGCAGAAGAGAAGGAGTCCGGTTTACAGATGAAAGCAAGAAAGTCAGTGTAgacatgaaagaggaggaagatagtgccaaccaaaagaagaaagagcaggtgtTCTTGGAGCATGCTGCCAAAAATATTGCTCTACTCACTGTCACATGTCATGTTGCCTTTTTGGAAACCAAGAGTACGTCAGTATACAAAATCTTTGCCACCCTCTTGTCATCTTTCCCATCAGATAGAGTTTATACCTTGCTGTTGAACAAGCAGGATGAGGAAAAGGTCAGCAAACTAGAGCTAATGGAAGAGATCATCCAGCCTAAATTAGAAATTCAGAATCCATCTTTGGCAGAACACACTGTTGACATTTTCATGGGTGTGTATACACTCATGTCTCCAGAGGAGCAGAAGTTAGTCCTTCTTGAAAGCAAG ATTTCTTGGTCTATAAGTGTTTTGCGACGGTTGCTAGAGAAGATGACAGAAAGGAGAGATACAGATCAAGTAGCAATGTCATGGCTTTTGTCAGCACAGCTGGGCAACCGACTTATTCAGCTAGTGGAACAGCTGTGTGGCTCCACCAAATCTAAGAGTGTTGCTCAGTATTCTCAGGATGAGGAACTTGTTACACTGTTCAACTTCGTGTTGAGTAATGGAAATAAGAAAG ACCACATCATTGCCATGGAATATGTATCCCAGATTCTCAAGAATCTAAGCTTCAATCTAAAACTTGGTGAAGACTCAGAACCTGAAGACCAGATGGTGCAGTTGGTGGCTAATCTTGCCAGCCAGTTGTTCAGCAGCTATGTTTGTTGGCAAACAACAGGAATACAAGAGTTCATGAGGTCCTTGTTTCTTCTGCAGTGTCAGTCATGGAAATCACTATCCGAGCAGACTGTTAGTACCCTTAAGTCTACCTTCCTGAAGGCTTTCAGTGGTCTTATTGCTTCATTAGTCAAGGAGGACTCAGCCAAGCTTCTTGAGGATGGAAGTTGTCTTAGGTCCACTCTCAAAGACATTAAGCAGATAATTATGGAGGATAAAAGTTCCTTCAATCTAACCATGAGGATGGCCATGCTTACAAAAAACCTCTTATCACTGGTATACGAGCAGGTGAAGACACAAGAAGTTTGTGGTATTATGTTGGACCACAGCATAATACAGGCTCTGCTAGAAATCCTGGCTCCAACAGAAGGCTGTTGGGTACAAATGGAGGAGCAACTCTCCCCATTGTACATGGCTCCAGCTATACTACAGGGAAGCATAGCCTTTAGTGAGTTCCCATTCCCAAAGAAGATGCAGGAAACTGTAGTATGGGATCATAAACACACAAGGATATCCATGTTCTTCTGTGATCTGTTGCTCTTTGTGTGTAAGCAAAAGAATGCTGAGgtcttagaggaggaggaggaagtctcGCTGGGTCAATATACACACCTTGTGGTTTCAGCTCTTCACTCAGCATGCCATGCCACTGTAGTGCAGGAACTGTACAATGCTCTCAGTAAT CACTCGGTGTCAGATGATGTAAAGGCTGGTACCACAAAACTAAATGACGACATGGGAGCATTGTTGAAGCTGTTAAATCAAGGCAACAAGCGGCTTATTACCAAACAGATACGAGACAG GTGTAGTGACGGAAGCAGTGCTTGGTGTGTGACACTTGTAAAAGTTCTAAATATTTGGATGAAAGCAGAGGATGTCAACATTATGCGATTGTTGAATGGCATTGAGGAATCTGCTCTTGGATACATAGCAACTAAACAG TCACTCCTGCCTTTGCTGCCAAATGAACCCCTGATGGACATTTTAGCAGAGGAGATGGGGAAACTTAGTAGCCTAGAGGATAGTCCCTACTTGGCTACCCCATGTATCTCACTCATTACAACAGCTTTGAGTCACGTGCCTTCCACTGTCACAAAAGATGTCATCGGCTCCTTATTCTCTGTGCTGACACAGTGGAGAGAAAATGCTGATAATATATTCCTATATGCAAC GGATATCTCAGGAATGGCATGGGAGGATGTAGTGTTTACGTGTTCACTGGTTCGACTGGTGACTGTCTTGGTGAATAGACACTCTATACACCTTGAGGCTCAGCATTGGGATTTCATCCTTTGTTCTCTGTGCTCTTGGGCTCAGTCACTTGAAGAATCCAGATTG AGCATTAGTGTAGAGACAGTGTCAGGAACATTCACTTGTGCAGTGAGCAAGTGCGCAGGATGTGTCAGTGAGGTGATGGAAAATCTGAAAGCTAATCCTGACCTCCAGAAGTCCTATCCCCCCAACCTCCTGGAGGACTGGAAGGAGTTCTTTTCTGCTTCGATATATAATTCCCTTTTACCTATTTTCATAGAAGTTGCTG CCTCTTACAACACAACACCAACAGTAATTCTTTATGGAGTATGCCGAGCCCTTTGTATTGGTGTGTGCCGAGCAGGAACTGATGAGTTAGCTAACCACACATTGCCAGCACTCTTTAATGCTGATGATGCTGAAGCTGATCTCAAGCTACCAGATTCAGAGCAG ATTCTGCTGAACCATCTTGCCCCTTTGCTTGTGTGTTCTCATCCACCCACACAATATGCAGCCTACAGTATGCTCAGCACAGCACTCCCAGGCATCATGGAGCAGTGGGAGAAGAACAAGACtgtaattaaagaagaagaagacatttCTCAGCGACCTCTGCCATATGCCATAACCAGGTGTATTATGGAG TGTGGCAGCATTGTAGAGGCATCCCTAGCAGACAAGGAAATGGGTGATGAGTGTATTGTGGTTCCATACACAGATAGCCACATATACATTGCTGGCTACCTGCTGGCTTGGAGGCTTGCTCTGAATGCCCTTACTCATGCTTCAGACGCCAACCAACACCAGTACTCTGCTTACTTTAG ACAGTCAAATCTCTTGCAAAAATTGTTATGCAACCTCTTCAAGTTGATGCCCCGAGCTCCTCTGGTCGAAAGGGTGAAGCAAGACAATGGAAAGGAGGATAAGGTGCCATCAACTATGTTCAGCACGGAACTCCACATTAACCCTACAA CCAAAGTAACTTCAAGGCTTGTAGCTCATCTAGCATGCAAGGTCTATTATGATTGCACAAGCCGTATCCCTGCGGCCGTAAGACAGTGGTTCATAAGCTTGGAGAGACATTTCCAGCAAGTTGTTGACCCCTTCACTGCTACATATGTATCTCCCTTGTTGATCGCACAAGAAATGGCAGCTGTAAGCAATTCATTTATGAAATTTGATAATATGACG GTGAAAGCTCGCACAGGTGCAAGGGAAGTGGTGGCCACATACACCATAGATGAGGCTAGCATGGAGATAGTTCTCCGAATGGCACCCAACCATCCTTTGTCCACCATTGTTGTTGAGGACCACCGAAGACTTGGAGTTTCAGTTGCTCAGTGGCGAAATTGGTTGCTTGGG CTAAACACAATGCTTTCCCACCGCAACACGCCTCTAATGCAGTCTCTAGCCTTCTGGAAGAAGAATGTGGACCAGAAGTTTGAGGGCATTGAGGAATGTTATATTTGCTACTATGTTTTACATGGAACCAACCACCAACTACCGAAACTCCTGTGCAGGACCTGCAAGAAGAAGTTCCACTCAGCCTGTCTT tacAAATGGTTCAATAGCAGTAACAATTCAACATGTCCATTGTGTAGGGCTCTGTTTTAG